A segment of the Cenarchaeum symbiosum A genome:
GTATAGAATATGTACAGAAACACCCGGTAGTCCCTGCCGCGCTCCTGCAGGTGCCGGCTTGCCATCGAGCGGCGGCCCCACGCGGAGATATAAGAGTTCACGGGTGCGGCGGGAAAGAGGTTTTATTAGCGGGGCCGCCCGCACCGCACGCGTGAGGGTGCCCATAAACGCCCCCCTGCTCGGCAGGAGGGAGCTAAGCGCCGCTGCAGCCGTGCTGAAGGAGGGCGCACTGACCTCCGCCGGCAGCGCGGGCGGCAGGCGCGTCCAGGAGCTCGAAAAGGCCGCCGCATCGTTTACGGGCTCAAAGTATGCAGTGGTGGTCAACTCCGGAACCGCCGCACTGCAGGCGGGCCTGCTAGCTCTCGGCGTGAAACAGGGGGACGAGGTACTGTTGCCGTCGTTTACTTTTGTGGCAACCGCAAACGCCGTGGCCACGGTCGGCGCAAAGCCCGTCTTTGTGGACATAGGCAGGGGGTACGCGATGGACCCGGCAGACCTCGAGGCAAAGATCACCCGCAGGTCCAGGGCGGCAATCCCCGTGCATCTGTACGGGGGAATGGCCCCGATGGGCGAAATAAAGAGGATCGCCAGAAAGTCGGGGCTCGCGGTGCTCGAGGATGCCGCGCAGGCGCTCGGCTCCGCCCTTGACGGCAGGCACGCGGGAACGATCGGCGATGCAGGATGCTACAGCCTG
Coding sequences within it:
- a CDS encoding pyridoxal phosphate-dependent enzyme (COG0399), producing MRVPINAPLLGRRELSAAAAVLKEGALTSAGSAGGRRVQELEKAAASFTGSKYAVVVNSGTAALQAGLLALGVKQGDEVLLPSFTFVATANAVATVGAKPVFVDIGRGYAMDPADLEAKITRRSRAAIPVHLYGGMAPMGEIKRIARKSGLAVLEDAAQALGSALDGRHAGTIGDAGCYSLYPAKVLTSGEGGIVVTGSKRIRDRLRMIRNHGMVRGNDTRMPGMNLRMPEVGAAIAVEQFKRLPGFLSKRRRNAGALAALLKGSGVLTPSERPGERANWYLYTIEARGRGRLMGRLNAAGYGAAAYYPVPVHRMPYYKDGTSLPATERAAGRVLSLPIHPGVTRRDLEGMARIIRGAAR